Proteins encoded by one window of Actinomycetes bacterium:
- a CDS encoding alpha-(1->3)-arabinofuranosyltransferase family protein, which translates to MLLTLVLLLDDRGLFTPDIKPEVYLAPLRTAQNLLPAWLDTQQLGLPNFNVGLAPVAAVVAGIQALGATPALSVRVLHLLLLVVAGWGATALYREVAPRPDSRTGRLLAGLLYVANPYTVVAGDTLAITLPLAFLPWQVLCLLRAVRRRGWRWPAAFALTFVPMSGMNAGVVPILQLVVVPAVLWYAVETGSRVRPLLVQLVRCGLLSLLVSLYWLLPALSATEVGGNVLGNSETLTGIAAPSSPAEVLRGLGLWVMYGSGPEGPWQPGFTSYLTSVAVVLLSYLGPALLVLAALAVRGPARRLVLGTVVLTGVLMVGLHPPDQPTPVGRVLRWGFDHAAALGALRTTNKAGAVLVLGIALAAGMLGAMVAARRVAVRARLIVASLMALAVVGSTWPAWTGGLFNDRLMIPAYWQQAAAETDRGPADQRVWLLPGQVQSHYRWSQDRVDDIDKSLLSRPPLLHTTIPNASAASSNLQAAIDAQLQEGSLPPGALSSAARYLGVGDLLVRSDVVWEHTQGGRPAVVAEQVEQDPGLALVQAWGLPGENVTPPGSVPVPAEAALPPVRRFVVDAPRPIARVEALRGSLLVDGDGWALAPIAAAGLLPGDPAFRYVGDLDRASLQQAIDVGTRIVLTDTNRRRSAAIGQLTDGQGPLLEADDDPGASRTLFGSAAQTVLEVEGGRVTASNQGGVFRSVSNSAPENAFDGDRRTGWVFGDFGRGVGQRVHLRLDRKVPVTEVGLLLRPRGPVTISRARLNVGTQVRTVTVPPSGEVRVRIPTTFARDIRLTVLGTRGTGINAVGVDEVSVPGLRVRRVARLPERLTSLVADLDGAARQAFDLTPVDVVLSRVRGTQGPGDDEEPGLERNLLLPAARAYRPYGLVRPDGGAPDEVLDRLLGVTGDIVATSSSRFLDNPDVRASAAVDGNAYTGWSPGEPAVGSWLELAGEPRRVTEIDVQQPGDTLRSVQVWLDGRLAADAAMRPGINTIPVRPQRASRLRLVVTARKGTAPVQVTEVGFGAARMAPDEGGGLSRCTAVAELDGRPLLMRPVTPLTGVGPTLFAGCGDPVVLAAGDHELRAVATWMPDELVLRDF; encoded by the coding sequence GTGCTGCTGACGCTGGTGCTGCTCCTGGACGACCGGGGCCTCTTCACTCCTGACATCAAGCCAGAGGTCTACCTCGCGCCACTGCGGACAGCGCAGAACCTGCTGCCCGCCTGGCTGGACACCCAGCAGCTGGGACTGCCGAACTTCAACGTCGGCCTCGCGCCGGTGGCGGCCGTCGTCGCCGGCATCCAGGCGCTCGGGGCCACCCCCGCGCTGAGCGTCCGGGTGCTGCACCTGCTGCTGCTGGTCGTCGCCGGCTGGGGCGCAACGGCGCTCTACCGAGAGGTCGCGCCCCGGCCGGACAGCCGCACCGGCCGGCTGCTCGCCGGGCTGCTCTACGTCGCCAACCCCTACACCGTGGTGGCCGGCGACACCTTGGCCATCACCTTGCCGCTTGCCTTCCTGCCGTGGCAGGTCCTGTGCCTGCTCCGGGCAGTCCGCCGGCGCGGTTGGCGATGGCCGGCCGCCTTCGCGCTGACCTTCGTGCCGATGAGCGGGATGAACGCGGGGGTCGTGCCGATCCTGCAGCTCGTCGTAGTGCCGGCCGTGCTCTGGTACGCCGTGGAGACCGGGTCGCGGGTCCGGCCGCTGCTGGTGCAGCTCGTCCGGTGCGGCTTGCTGTCCCTGCTCGTTTCGCTCTACTGGCTGCTCCCCGCACTGTCCGCCACCGAGGTAGGCGGCAACGTGCTCGGCAACTCCGAGACGCTCACCGGGATCGCGGCGCCGTCCTCACCGGCCGAGGTGCTGCGTGGCCTGGGTCTCTGGGTGATGTACGGCAGCGGGCCGGAGGGACCGTGGCAGCCGGGCTTCACGTCGTACCTCACCAGTGTCGCCGTTGTCCTGCTGAGCTACCTCGGGCCGGCGCTGCTGGTGCTGGCCGCGCTCGCGGTGCGCGGCCCCGCGCGACGACTAGTGCTCGGCACCGTGGTGCTCACCGGAGTTCTCATGGTCGGACTGCACCCCCCGGACCAGCCGACCCCGGTCGGCCGTGTGCTCCGGTGGGGATTCGACCATGCGGCCGCCCTCGGCGCACTGCGCACCACCAACAAGGCGGGCGCCGTGCTGGTGCTGGGCATCGCCCTGGCGGCCGGGATGCTCGGCGCAATGGTGGCCGCCCGCCGGGTCGCAGTCCGGGCCCGGCTGATCGTCGCCTCGCTCATGGCGCTCGCGGTCGTCGGGTCGACCTGGCCCGCCTGGACTGGTGGGCTCTTCAACGACCGGCTCATGATCCCGGCGTACTGGCAGCAGGCCGCGGCCGAGACCGACCGCGGGCCGGCCGACCAGCGGGTGTGGCTGCTCCCGGGACAGGTGCAGTCCCACTACCGGTGGTCCCAGGACCGGGTCGACGACATCGACAAGTCGTTGCTGTCGCGGCCTCCATTGCTCCACACCACCATCCCCAACGCCAGCGCAGCGTCGTCGAACTTGCAGGCCGCCATCGACGCCCAGCTGCAGGAGGGCTCACTGCCGCCAGGCGCACTCAGCTCGGCGGCTCGCTACCTCGGCGTGGGCGACCTGCTGGTGCGCAGCGACGTCGTGTGGGAGCACACCCAGGGCGGCCGACCGGCGGTCGTCGCGGAGCAGGTGGAGCAGGACCCCGGGCTCGCACTGGTGCAAGCCTGGGGACTACCCGGAGAGAACGTCACACCCCCCGGCAGCGTGCCGGTGCCAGCCGAAGCCGCCCTGCCCCCGGTGCGCCGGTTCGTCGTCGACGCACCCCGCCCGATCGCCCGGGTCGAGGCCTTGCGCGGCAGCCTCCTGGTCGACGGCGATGGCTGGGCGCTGGCGCCGATCGCCGCGGCTGGGCTGCTCCCCGGCGACCCGGCCTTCCGCTACGTCGGCGACCTGGACCGCGCTTCGCTGCAACAGGCCATCGACGTCGGCACCCGGATCGTGCTCACGGACACCAACCGCCGACGCTCGGCCGCGATCGGCCAGCTGACCGACGGCCAGGGGCCGCTGCTGGAGGCCGACGACGATCCCGGGGCGAGCCGCACGCTGTTCGGCTCCGCCGCGCAGACCGTGCTCGAGGTCGAGGGGGGCAGGGTGACCGCGAGCAACCAGGGCGGGGTCTTCCGATCAGTGTCCAACAGCGCGCCCGAGAACGCATTCGACGGGGACCGACGGACCGGATGGGTCTTCGGCGACTTCGGTCGCGGGGTGGGCCAGCGCGTGCACCTTCGGCTGGACCGGAAGGTGCCGGTGACCGAGGTGGGGCTGCTCCTGCGCCCCCGCGGCCCGGTGACGATCTCTCGAGCCCGGCTGAATGTCGGGACGCAGGTGCGAACCGTGACGGTACCGCCTTCTGGTGAAGTGCGGGTGCGCATCCCCACGACCTTCGCGCGTGACATCCGCCTCACCGTGCTCGGGACGCGCGGGACGGGAATCAACGCGGTAGGGGTGGACGAGGTCTCGGTGCCGGGGCTGCGGGTTCGCCGAGTGGCTCGGCTGCCGGAGCGGCTGACTAGCCTCGTGGCGGACCTCGACGGCGCGGCGCGGCAGGCCTTCGACCTCACACCCGTCGACGTGGTCCTGTCCCGGGTCCGCGGCACTCAGGGACCGGGGGACGACGAGGAGCCCGGGCTGGAGCGGAACCTGCTGCTCCCGGCCGCCCGCGCCTACCGGCCCTATGGCCTGGTCCGGCCCGACGGCGGCGCTCCGGACGAGGTCCTCGACCGGCTGCTCGGCGTTACCGGCGACATCGTCGCGACCAGTTCCTCCCGCTTCCTCGACAACCCAGACGTCCGGGCCAGCGCCGCGGTCGACGGCAACGCCTACACGGGCTGGTCACCGGGTGAGCCCGCGGTGGGGTCGTGGTTGGAGCTCGCCGGCGAGCCCCGTCGGGTGACTGAGATCGACGTGCAGCAGCCTGGGGACACACTCCGCAGCGTCCAGGTGTGGTTGGACGGGCGGCTGGCCGCCGATGCCGCGATGCGGCCCGGCATCAACACGATCCCGGTCCGGCCGCAGCGCGCCTCGCGGCTGAGGCTGGTCGTCACGGCCCGAAAGGGCACCGCGCCGGTGCAGGTGACCGAGGTCGGCTTCGGCGCTGCCCGGATGGCGCCCGACGAGGGCGGCGGCCTGAGCCGCTGCACCGCGGTGGCCGAGCTGGACGGCCGCCCGCTGTTGATGCGGCCGGTCACTCCGCTCACGGGCGTCGGCCCCACCCTCTTCGCCGGATGCGGGGACCCCGTGGTGCTCGCAGCCGGTGACCACGAGCTGCGCGCGGTCGCCACCTGGATGCCCGACGAGCTCGTGCTGCGGGACTTC